The Pseudogulbenkiania sp. MAI-1 sequence GCCCACGACGGCGGGAACGTTGCCGAGGCGCAGTCTCCCAGGCAGGCATCGTCATCGGGCATGCCGAAGGACAGGCGAGCAGCGAGGGACATCGCGTTTTTTCGGCCATAGAACTGGCAATGGCACCCCATATAGCCAACACTTCAGCTAACGGCAATGTCTCCGGCGCCGTTGGACGGGGCGCGTGGTGCAGGCTCTCGTTTCTTGCCTGGCAGCTTTGGCCCCGGGCCGAGGCTGGCCTGTCGGGGTAACGCTCTTTCATGTGTGCTTGGTGGACTGGGAGGCGCAAGGCAGGCGCCGCTATGGTGATGGCGCGTGCCGCTCCCTGAATTTCGGCTTCTATCGCTCAACGTTCTCTGGCGGCATGCTTCCCCATGGAAACAAAAACTTACGCATCCTTGGCCAGCTTCATCGATTTCATGCTCGATGCGATCTGCGTCGTCGATGCGGAGGGGCGTTTCGTCTTTGTCAGCGCGGCGAGCGAGCGCATCTTCGGCTATACGCCGGAGGAGATGATCGGCCGGGCCATGATCGAGCTGGTGCACCCCGAGGATCGCGCCAGGACGCTGCAGGCGGCGAGCGAGATCATGTCGGGGCATCCCGAGCCTCATTTCGAGAACCGCTATGTGCGCAAGGACGGGCAGATCGTCCACATCATGTGGTCGGCCCGCTGGTCGGAGGCCGATCGGCTGCGGATCGCCGTCGCGCGTGACATCACCGAGCGCAAGCGGGCCGAGTCGATGCAGGCGGCGCTGTATGCCATTTCCGAAGCGGCGCACGCGGCGGAGGATCTGCTGGCCTTGTTCCAACGCATCCACCAGATCATCGGCACACTGCTGCCGGCTCCGAGCTTTGCCGTCGCGCTGTACGACGAGCGCAACGACCAGCTGAGCTTTCCTTACCACGTCGAGGCGCGCGAGCGCACGGCCAGGCCGCAAAAACCCGCCGCCGGCACGCTGTGCGCCGAGGTCATCCGCAGCGGGCAGCCGCTGCTGCTGACCTCCGAGACGCGGGCCTCCCTTCCCGAGCATTTGAGAGCCATCGTCGGCAAGAGCGCGCTGTGCTGGCTGGGCGTTCCGCTCAACTCCCACAAAGGCACCATCGGCGCCCTGGTGTTGAAGAGCGGGGCCGGGGGCGCGTGCTACACCGAAAGAGACAAGGAGCTGCTGCAGTACGTTTCCACCCAGGTGGCCACCGCCATCGAGCGCAAACAGCTGCACGCCCGGCTGCAGTACATGGCGCAATACGACGCGCTGACCAATCTGCCCAACCGGGGCTTCCTGCACGACCGGCTGAAAACGGCGCTCGCCCGGGCGCGGCGGGAGCAGGGGCGCTTGTCCGTGCTCTACCTCGATCTGGACAAATTCAAGCAAGTCAACGACACCCTGGGCCATACCGCGGGCGATCTGCTGCTGAAAGAGGTGGCCAAGCGCCTCAAGCAGTGCGTGCGCGAGGCGGATACGGTGGCGCGCATGGGGGGCGACGAGTTTGTCGTGCTGCTGGAAGGCCTCCCGTTGCCCGAGCACGTGATGATCGTCGTCGAGAAGATCCGCAGCGCTCTCAATCAACCGCTCGACATCGATGGCCATCGCGTGTGCGTGCTGCCGAGCATCGGCGTGGCGCACTATCCGGAGCATGGCGACGGGGAGCAGCAGTTGCTCCGGCACGCCGACGAGGCCATGTATGTCGTGAAAAAGAACGGGGGCGGGCGCTATCAGTTGTTCCAGTGACCACGCCGGGACCGGCTCGCCGGTATGGGGGGCGTTCCGAACAAGCGGGAAAGGCCAACCGGTTGCGGTTGGCCTTTCCACGTGGTGGCTGTCCAGCACCCTGCTCGGCCAGGGCATCCTGGCAACCGCGAAAGCGGCTGAGCTCAGGTCACCGAGGCGCGCTGGTGGAATTCGGGGCGGTCCCAGCTGCCGCTGTCGAGGATGTCCTTGAGCGTGTCGACCGCGTCCCAGATGTCGGCGTAGCCGAGGTAGAGCGGGGTGACGCCGAAGCGCAGCACTTCCGGCTCGCGGTAGTCGCCGATCACGCCGCGGGCGATCAGTGCCTGCATCACGGCGAAGCCGTGCGGGTGGCGGAAGCTGACGTGGCTGCCGCGCCGGGGGTGTTCACGGGGGGTGACCAGGGTGAGCGGGTGGTCAGCGCAGCGTTGTTCCACCAGTTCGATGAAGAGGTCGGTCAGCGCCAGCGATTTCGCGCGCACCGCCGTCATGTCGGCTTGCAGCGCCACGTCCAGGCCGCATTCGACCAGCGACATCGACACGATGGGCTGGGTGCCGCACAGGAAGCGGCGGATGCCGCTGGCGGGCTGGTAGTCGGTGGCCATGGCGAACGGCTGCTGGTGTCCCCACCAGCCCGAGAGCGGCTGCCAGAAGCGGTCCTGATGGCGCGCCGCCACCCAGATGAAGGCGGGCGAACCGGGGCCGCCGTTGAGGTATTTGTAGGTGCAGCCGACGGCGAAGTCGGCTTCGGCGCCGTTGAGGTCGACCGGTACCGCGCCGGCAGCGTGCGCCAGGTCCCAGATGGTCAGCGCGCCGTGGCGGTGCGCCAGCGCGGTGGTGGCGGCCATGTCGTAGAGGTAGCCGGTGCGGTAGTTGACGTGCGACAGCAGCAGCACCGCCACGTCGTCGCCCAGCGCTTGTTCCAGTGGGGTTTCGTCGTCGATCAGGCGCAGTTGGTAGCCTTGCTGCAGCAGGTCGATCATGCCCTGGATCATGTAGAGATCGGTGGGGAAGTTGTCGCGTTCGGACACGATCACGCGGCGTTGTGGCTGGTCTTGCTGCTGGATGCGCAGGGCGGCGGCGAGCGATTTGAAGATGTTGAGCGAGGTGGTGTCGGTGACGACCACTTCGCCGGCGTTGGCGCCGATCAGGCGGCCGAGCTTGTCGCCCAGCCGCGCCGGCAGGTCGAACCAGCCGGCGGTGTTCCAGCTGCGGATCAGGCCGACGCCCCATTCCTGGTCGATGACCTCGGCGCTGCGGGCGCGGGCGGCCTTGGGCAAGACGCCGAGCGAGTTGCCGTCGAGGTAGATCACGCCGGGGGGCAGCTCGAAATGGTGTTTCAGCGCGGCCAGCGGGTCTTGCTGGTCGGCTTGCAGGCAGGCTTCGCGGGTGTGCATGGTGTGGCTCCTTGGGGGGCAGGGACTGAGAACTATCCTAGCACCGGCCTGCCTCGGAAAAATTGCAAGTTTGGCTTGTGAGTGGCTGATTTTTCGCAGAATATTCGATTTTCAGCTGGTTTTAGATGGAGTATTGCGAATGCAGGTCGACGCGATAGATTGGCGCATTCTCGCCGCGCTGCAGCAGAATGGCCGCCTGAGCAATCAGGACCTGGCGGACAGGGTGGCGCTGTCGCCGTCGGCCTGCTTGCGGCGGGTGCGGGCGCTGGAGGAGAACGGCCTGATCCGCGGCTACCACGCCGAGCTCGATGCGCAGCAGCTGGGGTTCGAGCTGGAGGCCATCGTGCACGTCACGCTGGACCGTTCGCGCGAGGAGTGGCACGAGCAGTTTCTCGAGCAGATCGCCGGGTTCGACGAGATCGCGGCGGCGTACGTGGTGAGCGGGCCCACCAACTACGTGCTGCACGTGCGCACGCGCCATCTCACGGCGTTTTCGAATTTCGTGGTGGAGAAGCTCAACAAGCTGCCGGGGATGCGCGACATCTGCTCCTACATCGTGATGAAGAAGGTCAAGGATCAGCTGGGGCTGTTGCCGGTGGGCCAGCACAACTGACGCGGGGGCCGGCGCGGCGAGCGCTTGGGGGGCGGCGCTTTTCTGCGCTACATTGCATGAGGCGCGGCCCGTATTACGCCGCCATGCCGTCGGCTCTGACGGCTCTTGACCGTGATTCGACCATAACTGCAACCACAAGGAAGAAAACGATGCGCAAGTTCGTGATGATCGCTCTGCTGGCCCTGACCTCGGCCAATATGGCCTTCGCCGGTGACGCCGCGTGCGAAGCCAAGGCCGCCGAGAAGAAGCTGGCGGGCGCGGCCAAGACCAGCTTCCTGAAGAAGTGCGAGAAAGACGCCAAGGCCGCCGCCGCGCAGTCGAGTTGCGAAGGCAAGGCCGCCGAGAAGAAGCTGGCCGGCGCGGCCAAGGCCAGCTTCGTGAAGAAATGCGTGAAGGACGCCGGCGCCGCCAAGTAAGCCCGCCTGCGCTTTCGCCAGCCAAGCCCGTCCCCGCGACGGGTTTTTTGCGGCCGGCGGACCATGGCCCGGTGCCGCGGCGGCACCGCGGTCAGCCCTTCGCTGAACGCGTGCGTGCGGGACGGCGGTGTGCGGTGGGGCTGGCGCCTTCACATGTGGAGGAAACCGGACTAGGTTTAATAGATACCAAGGAACAATTTGGGTCTATCCGATGAAGGAGGAGGACGATCATGTCAATCTCTGCCACATTGCAAGACTGCCTCCGCCGCAAGGGCAGTCAGTACGATATCGTGCATCATGCGCACACCCATTCCACCAGCGAGACTGCCGAGGTAGCGCACGTGCCGGGCGACCGCCTGGCCAAGACGGTGCTGCTGTCGGACGAACGCGGCTACGTGGCGGCGGTGTTGCCGTCGACCTTCCGTCTGGAAATGTCCGAGCTGTGGGAAAAGACCGGACGGCACCTCGAGCTGGTGCCGGAAGCGGCCTTGCCCGATGTGTTCACGGACTGCGAAATCGGCGCGGTGCCGCCGGTAGGCATGGCCTACGGCATGAAGACCTACCTCGACGAGAGCCTGACGATGCAGCCGGACGTCTACTTCGAGGCGGGTGACCACGAGGACCTGATCCACATGCGTACCGATCAGTTCCTCGACTTGATGGACAAGGCCGAGCGGGTCAGCTTCGCCCACCGCCGGGGCGCGTGACATTGTAGGAGCGGTGTGGACCACCCCCGCCCGCGGGCGGGGGTGTCTGCGTGCGCGCGGCGCTGGCGCAACGGTTTGCCGAGGTTTCCCCATGGGAAAAGCCATCATCACCCCGCGTAACAACGGTCCCTACCACATCAAGGGCGAGTTCACCATCGTCACCCAGGGTGGCCGGGAGATTCCCGTCGAGCAGGATCAGGTTTGGTTGTGCCGCTGCGGCCAGTCGAAGAACAAGCCGTTTTGCGACGGTTCGCACAAGGCGGCCGAGTTCAAGAGCGATCTCGACGAGGCGCCGTAGCGTCGCGGGGCGTGACAGAAAGCAAAAAGGTTGGCGTGGGCCAACCTTTTTGCCTGTTCATGGTGCCGGCTCCTTGCCGGGCGGGCCGTTACGGCGCCAGCCGCGACTTCTGCCACTGGCCGTCCTCGCCCCGCGTGTACACCACGCGGTCGTGCAGGCGGCTCGGCCGGCCCTGCCAGAATTCGACGCGGTCGGCCTCGATGGCGAAGCCGCCCCAGTGCGGCGGGCGCGGCACGTGCAGCGGGTACTTGGCGCCGAACAGCGCGGCGCGCTTGATCAGCTCGGCCTTGGAGGAAATCTCGCTGCTCTGTTCCGAGGCCCAGGCGCCGAGCCGGCTGGCGTAGGGGCGGCTGTGGAAATAGGTATCGGACACTTCCGGCGCCACCGTCACGGCCTTGCCCTCGATGCGCACCTGGCGCTCCAGCTCGGGCCAGAAGAAGGTCAGCGAGACCCAGGGGTTGGCCGTCAGCTGGCGGCCCTTGCGGCTGTGGTAATTGGTGTAGAACACGAAGCGGCCGTCCTCGACGCCCTTGAGCAGCACGATGCGCGCGCTGGGGCGGCCGTCGTCACCGACGGTGGCCAGGTGCATGGCGGTCGGTTCGTTGACCTTGGCGGCGATGGCCTCGTTGAGCCAGAGCGTGAACTGCTCGACGGCGTCGGGCAGGCAGTCGTCCGGCGACAGTTCCTTCTGGGCGTAATCCTGGCGGATATCGGCGAGCTTCAGCGACATGGCGTCCTCCTGTGGGGCGCTATCTTACTCCCTTGGCCGGGGTGGGGGGAGGGGAACGTGGCGGCGCCGGGCAGGACGGGCCCGGCCGGCTTCTCCTCCGAGGGTAGTAGGGACGCCCGCCACCAGTTTAGGCTAGAATAAGCCATTTAATCTGCGGCCTTTCCGCCCATGCATCTGGTTGCTTTCGGTCTCAATCATCAAACCGCGCCGTTGTCGGTCAGGGAGAAGCTCGCTTTTCCGGCGGAGGTATTGCCGGGAGCGCTGGAGAGTCTGGTCAATTCCGACGCCGCCGGCGAGGCGGCCATCGTCTCCACCTGTAACCGCACCGAGATCTACTGCGCGAGCCACAATCCGCAGGCGGCGCTGGAGTGGCTGTCGCAGTTCCACGGCCTGCCGCTCGAGGAGCTCACGCCCTACCTGTACCAGCTCGACGCCGCCGCCGCCGCGCGCCACGCCTTCCGTGTCGCCTCGGGGCTGGATTCGATGGTGCTGGGCGAGACGCAGATCCTGGGCCAGATCAAGGACGCGGTGCGCGCCGCCGAGCAGAGCGGCACGCTGGGCACCCAGCTCAACGCGCTGTTCCAGAAGACCTTCGCCGTGGCCAAGGAAGTGCGCAGCAAGACCGCGGTCGGCGCCAACTCGGTGTCGATGTCGGCGGCGGCGGTGAAGCTGGCCGAGCAGATCTTCCCGACCATCCGCGAGCTGAAGGTGCTGTTCATCGGCGCCGGCGAGATGATCGAGCTGGTGGCCACCCACTTCGCCGCGCGCAGTCCGTCCTGTATCACCGTGGCCAACCGCACGCTGGAGCGCGGCGAGAAGCTGGCCGAGCGCTTCGGCGGCAACGCCATCACCTTGTCCGACCTGCCCGAGGCGCTGCCGCGCTACGACGTGGTGGTGACCTCCACCGCGAGCCAGCTGCCCATCCTGGGCAAGGGCCTGATGGAGCGCGCCATCAAGATCCGCCGCCATCGCCCGGTGTTCATGCTGGACCTGGCGGTGCCGCGCGACATCGAGGCCGAGGTGGGCGAGCTGGACGACGTGTTCCTGTACACCGTGGACGACATCGCCAGCGTGGTCGAGGTCGGGCGCGAGGCGCGCCAGCTGGCGGCGGAAGAGGCCGAGGCCATCATCCAGGCGCGCGTGCAGGAGTTTGTCGCATGGCTCAAGCGGCGCGAGACCGTGCCGCTGATCCGCAGCCTGCGCGACGAGGCCGAGCGCGTGCGCCGCCACGCGCTGGATGCGGCGCACAAGCAGCTGGCGCGCGGCGAGGACCCGGCCAAGGTGCTGGAAGCGCTGTCGCAGCAGCTCACCAACAAGCTGATGCACCCGCCGACCCAGGCGCTGTCCGCGGGCCACGGCGCCGAGCACGACGCGCTGGTGCACGCCATCGCGCGCCTTTACCGTTTACACCCGGAGTCGTAATGAAACCGTCGATTGCGACGAAATTGAGCCAGCTGGCGGACCGGCTGGAAGAAGTCACCCACCTGTTGGCGAGCGAAGCCGCCACCCAGGACATGGACGCGTTCCGTAAGCTGACGCGCGAACACGCCGAACTGACCCCGGTGGTCGAGACCTACCAGGCCTATCGCCAGTGCGAGAGCGACATCGATGCCGCCACCGAGATGCTGTCCGACCCGGACATGAAGGAGTTCGCCCAGGCCGAGATCGACGAGGGCAAGGAACGCCTGGCCAACCTCGATCTGGAACTGCAGAAGCTGTTGCTGCCGAAGGATCCCAACGACGACAAGAACATCCTGCTGGAAATCCGCGCCGGCACCGGCGGCGACGAGGCGGCGCTGTTCGCCGGCGACCTGTTGCGCATGTACACGCGCTACGCCGAGCGCAACCGCTGGCAGGTGGAGATCGTGTCGGCGTCGGAGTCCGATCTCGGCGGCTACAAGGAAGTGATCGTGCGCATCGCCGGCGACGGTGCCTACTCGCGCCTCAAGTTCGAGTCCGGCGGCCACCGCGTGCAGCGCGTGCCGGCCACCGAGACCCAGGGCCGCATCCACACCTCGGCCTGCACCGTGGCGGTGATGCCGGAGGCCGACGAGATCGCCGAGGTGGTGCTGAACCCGGCCGACCTGCGCATCGATACGTTCCGCGCCAGCGGTGCCGGTGGTCAGCACATCAACAAGACCGACTCCGCAGTGCGCATCACCCACCTGCCCACCGGCATCGTCGCCGAGTGCCAGGACGGCCGTTCGCAGCACGCCAACAAGGCCAGCGCCATGCGCGTGCTGGCGGCGCGCATCTACGACATCCAGCTGCGCGAGCAGCAGCAATCGGTGGCCGCCGAGCGCAAGAGCCTGGTCGGTTCCGGCGACCGCTCCGAGCGCATCCGCACCTACAACTACCCGCAGGGCCGCATCACCGACCATCGCATCAACCTGACGCTGTATAAGCTCGATTACGTGATGGACGGCGACCTGTTCGAACTCACCGACGCGCTTGTCGCCGAGCACCAGGCCGAGTTGCTGGCCGCCATGGGCGACTGAGCCGTTCCTTTCGTTTTGCCGCCGCACGGGCCGCCTTCGGGCGGCCCGTGGCGTTTGTGGCGGATGCCTTCGTCGGCGGCTTTTTTTCGAATTGCGCAGCAAGAATCGGATCGTCATAGCGCGTGCGCTTCTCTACACTGGCGTTTTGCGAGGATAGTCCGATGAGTGAACCGAATACTTATCCCGATTGCCGCCGTGCCGCGCCGGCGCTGACGGAGGTGGCCCATGGCTGAACGGCGCGACTGGTTGTGGCTGGTGCTGCTGGCCGCGATGTGGGGCGGATCGTTCCTGTTCATGCGCGTGGCGGTGCCGGAGCTGGGGCCGTTTCCGCTGATCGCGCTGCGTCTCGGCGTGGCGGCGCTGGCCTTGCTGCCGCTGTTGCTGTGGCAGCCGGGCGGCCTCGCGCTGTGGCGCCGGCACTGGCGCGCCATCGCCGTGGTCGGGGTGTTCCTGTCGGCCTTGCCGTTCTGCCTGATCGCCTGGGCCACGCTCAGCCTGCCGGCCGGCGTGGCCTCGGTGCTCAACGCCACCACGCCGCTGATGACGGCGCTGTGGGCGATGCCGCTGGCGGGCGAGGCGATGAGCCGGCAGCGCGCCGCCGGCCTGGCGCTGGGCTTGGCCGGCGTGCTGGTGCTGACGCTCGGGCGCGGGGCCGCCTTCGGCCTGGATAGCGGGCTGCCGGTACTGGCGATGCTCGGCGCCACTGCCAGCTACGGCTGGTCCGGCCACATGGCCAAGCGCTGGCTGCCGGGCCTGCCGCCGCTGGTGACGGCGACCGGCAGCCTGGCCTCGGGCGCCGTGCTGCTGTTGCCGCTGGCGCTCATGACCTGGCCGTCAGTCTCCCCGCAGGGCACGGTGTGGGGCGCGGTGCTGCTGCTGGCGCTGGCCTGCACCGCGCTGGCCTACGTGATCTTCTACCGCCTGATCGAGAGGCTCGGCGCCACGCGCGCCAGCAGCGTCACCTACCTGGTGCCGGTGTTCGGTGTGCTGTGGGGCGCGATGTGGCTGGGCGAGGCGGTGAGCGCGGCGATGCTGGCGGGCGGGGTGCTGATCCTGGCGGGGGTGTTGCTGTTGGGCTGGCGCCGGCGCGGCTGAGAGCCCATCTTTTCACCCAACGGGGAGCTGTGGCTCCCCGTTTTTCATGGTGGCGCCAGCGTGTCGCACCAGTCCGATCAAATGTCGCCAGAGGTCGCTGGGCCGGGGGCCGATGCCGCTACATTGATCGCACCACCCCACCCGCAGGGGGACCGGGTTCGCGCGGGTCGAAACAGAACCGATTCTATTGACGGAGCTAGGACATGAAACTGGATATCAGATCGCTGGTGCTGGGCTTCTCTTCGCTGCTGGCGCTGCCGGCCCTGGCCGGCGAGGCGGAAAGCTGTCGCAACGTGCGTTTCGCCGACGTCGGCTGGACCGACATCGCCGCCACCACCGGGCTTGCCACGACGGTGTTCAAGGGCCTGGGCTACAGCCCGAGCAAGACCATTGCCTCCGAGCCCATCGTGTTCTCCGGGCTGAAGAGCAAGCAGCTCGACGTCTACCTGGGCTACTGGGACCCGTCGCAGACTCCGGCCATCACGCCGTTCGTGCAGAGCAAGGCGCTGCAGGTGCTGCCGAGCGCCAACCTGGACGGTGCCAAGTACACGCTGGCGGTGCCGAGCTTCGCCGCCGAGAAGGGGCTCAGGAGCTTTGCCGACATTGCTAAATTCCGCAAGGAGCTGGACGGCAAGATCTACGGCATCGAGCCCGGCAGCCAGGGCAATGCGCAGATCAAGAAGATGATCGACAACAACGAGTTCGGCCTGAAGGGCTTCAAGCTGATCGAGTCGAGCGAGGCCGGCATGCTGGTCGAGGCGACCAAGGCGTACCGCCAGAAGCGGCCGGTGGTGTTCCTGGCCTGGGAGCCGCACCCAATGAACTTCATGATGAAGCTGACCTATCTCTCCGGCGGCGACAAGCAGTTCGGTCCCAACTACGGTGGCTCCAAGGTGTACACGGTGGTGGCCAACGACTACCAGCAGCGCTGTCCCAACGCCGCCAAGCTGATCGGCAACCTCAAGTTCACCCTCGACATGGAAAACCATGTGATGGACCCGATCATGAAGAAGGTCGACCCGGCAGTGGCGGCCAGGCAGTGGCTGCAGCGCAACCCGCAGGTGCTGACCGCCTGGCTCGACGGTGTCACCACCTTCGATGGCAAGCCCGGCCTGGAGGCGGTCAAGGCGTCGCTGGCGCAGTGAAACCGACGACAGTCTCACGCAAAGAGGACACAGCATGAACCATGAAGTCATCGTCACCTGTGCGGTGACCGGCGCCGGCGACACCGTCGGCAAGCATCCCGCCATCCCGGTCACCCCCAAGCAGATCGCCGACGCCGCCATCGAGGCGGCCCGCGCCGGCGCCACCGTGGTGCACTGCCACGTGCGCAACCCGGACACCGGCAAGGCCAGCCGCGACCCGAAGCTCTACCGCGAGCTGGTGGACCGCATCCGCTCCTCCGGCGTCGACATGATCCTCAACCTGACCGCCGGCATGGGCGGCGATCTGGAGATCGGCCCGGGGGAAAAACCGATGGAATTCGGCCCAGGGACCGACCTGGTGGGCGGCTTGGAGCGCCTGATCCACGTCGAGGAACTGCTGCCGGAGATCTGCACGCTCGACTGCGGCACGCTCAACTTCGGCGACGGCGACTACATCTATGTCTCGACCCCGGCGCAGCTGCGCGCCGGCGCCAAGCGCATCCAGGAGCTGGGCGTGAAGCCGGAGCTGGAGGTGTTCGACACCGGCCACCTGTGGTTCGCCAAGCAGCTCCTGAAGGAGGGCCTGCTCGACGACGCGCCGCTGTTCCAGCTCTGTCTCGGCATCCCCTGGGGGGCGCCGGCCGATACCACCACGATGAAGGCGATGGTCGACAACCTGCCGCTGGGGGCGAATTGGGCCGGCTTCGGCATCGGCCGCATGCAGATGCCGATGGTGGCGCAGGCGGTGCTGTTGGGCGGCAACGTGCGCGTCGGCCTGGAGGACAATCTGTACCTCGACCGGGGCGTGTTCGCCAGCAACGGTTCGCTGGTGGAGCGGGCCGTCGACCTGGTGCAGAAGCTCGGCGCGCGCACGCTGACGCCGGAAGAGGGGCGCAAGAAGCTGGGGCTGAAGAAGCGCGGCTAGGTTTTGTCGGTTGGGCCTTGGTAGGATGGGTGGAGCAACGCGAAACCCATCGAGGCATTGCCATAGTGATGGGTTGCGCTGCGCTCCACCCCACCCATCCTACTTCTGAATACGACGATAGATTCCATGCTGGGCCGTCCGGCCCAAGCGAGAGGAGGCAGTCATGCCTGTGATTAGCGAAATCAAGACTTTTGCCGCGCTCGGCGTCGGCGTGATCGGCAGCGGCTGGGTGGCGCGCGCGCTCGCCAACGGCCTCGACGTGGTGGCCTGGGACCCGGCGCCCGGCGCCGAGGCGCAGCTGCGCGCCAACGTCGCCAACGCCTGGCCGGCGCTGGAGCCGGCCGGCCTGAAGCCCGGCGCCTCGCCCGAGCGGCTGCGCTTCGTCGCCACCATCGAGGAGGCCGTCGCCGACGCCGACTTCATCCAGGAGAGCGCGCCGGAGCGGCTCGAACTGAAACTGGAACTACACGCCCGGGTGTCGGCGGCGGCCAAGCCGGGGGCCATCATCGCCTCGTCCACCTCGGGCCTGCTGCCGTCCGAGTTCTACCGCGACGCGGTACACCCGGAGCGCTGCATCGTCGGCCATCCGTTCAACCCGGTGTACCTGTTGCCGCTGGTCGAGGTGGTGGGCGGCGAGAAAACGGCGCCGGAGACCATCGCCGCCGCCAAGGCGATCTACGCCGGCCTCGGCATGCGGCCGCTGCACGTGCGCAAGGAGGTGCCCGGCTTCATCGCCGACCGCCTGCTGGAAGCCTTGTGGCGCGAGGCGCTGCACCTGGTCAACGACGGCGTGGCGACCACCGGCGAGATCGACGACGCGATCCGTTTCGGCGCCGGCCTGCGCTGGGCCTTCATGGGCACGTTCCAGATCTACACGCTGGCCGGTGGCGAGGCGGGCATGCGCCACTTCATGCAGCAGTTCGGCCCGGCGCTCCAGTTGCCATGGACCTACCTGCCGGCGCCGGAGCTGACCGACGAGCTGATCGAGCGCGTGGTCGAGGGCACGGCGGCGCAGCAGGGCGAGCGCTCGATCAAGGCGCTGGAGCGCTACCGCGACGACTGCCTGCTGGGCGTGCAGGCGGCGGTGGCGGCGGCCAAGGCGCGTCACGGCCTGAGCCCGGAGGAGTGAGATGAGCGCGCTGACCCTGTACCGCGACGAGGTGCGCGCCGAGTGGGTGGACTACAACGGCCACCTGCGCGACGCCTTCTACCTGCTGCTGTTCAGTTACGCCGCCGACGCGCTGATCGACGCGATCGGGCTCGACGCGGCGGAGCGCGAGCGCAGCCGACGTTCGATCTACACGCTGGAGGTGCATCTCAATTACCTGCACGAGCTGAAGCAGGGCGAGGCGGTGCGGGTGGACTGCCAGTTGCTGGCCCACGACAGCAAGCGCCTGCACGTCTACTTCACGCTGCATCGTGGCGAC is a genomic window containing:
- a CDS encoding choline ABC transporter substrate-binding protein, producing MKLDIRSLVLGFSSLLALPALAGEAESCRNVRFADVGWTDIAATTGLATTVFKGLGYSPSKTIASEPIVFSGLKSKQLDVYLGYWDPSQTPAITPFVQSKALQVLPSANLDGAKYTLAVPSFAAEKGLRSFADIAKFRKELDGKIYGIEPGSQGNAQIKKMIDNNEFGLKGFKLIESSEAGMLVEATKAYRQKRPVVFLAWEPHPMNFMMKLTYLSGGDKQFGPNYGGSKVYTVVANDYQQRCPNAAKLIGNLKFTLDMENHVMDPIMKKVDPAVAARQWLQRNPQVLTAWLDGVTTFDGKPGLEAVKASLAQ
- a CDS encoding 3-keto-5-aminohexanoate cleavage protein gives rise to the protein MNHEVIVTCAVTGAGDTVGKHPAIPVTPKQIADAAIEAARAGATVVHCHVRNPDTGKASRDPKLYRELVDRIRSSGVDMILNLTAGMGGDLEIGPGEKPMEFGPGTDLVGGLERLIHVEELLPEICTLDCGTLNFGDGDYIYVSTPAQLRAGAKRIQELGVKPELEVFDTGHLWFAKQLLKEGLLDDAPLFQLCLGIPWGAPADTTTMKAMVDNLPLGANWAGFGIGRMQMPMVAQAVLLGGNVRVGLEDNLYLDRGVFASNGSLVERAVDLVQKLGARTLTPEEGRKKLGLKKRG
- a CDS encoding L-carnitine dehydrogenase; protein product: MPVISEIKTFAALGVGVIGSGWVARALANGLDVVAWDPAPGAEAQLRANVANAWPALEPAGLKPGASPERLRFVATIEEAVADADFIQESAPERLELKLELHARVSAAAKPGAIIASSTSGLLPSEFYRDAVHPERCIVGHPFNPVYLLPLVEVVGGEKTAPETIAAAKAIYAGLGMRPLHVRKEVPGFIADRLLEALWREALHLVNDGVATTGEIDDAIRFGAGLRWAFMGTFQIYTLAGGEAGMRHFMQQFGPALQLPWTYLPAPELTDELIERVVEGTAAQQGERSIKALERYRDDCLLGVQAAVAAAKARHGLSPEE
- a CDS encoding thioesterase family protein, producing MSALTLYRDEVRAEWVDYNGHLRDAFYLLLFSYAADALIDAIGLDAAERERSRRSIYTLEVHLNYLHELKQGEAVRVDCQLLAHDSKRLHVYFTLHRGDEAEPVAASEQMLLHVDTERACSAPFGAAVLARVAELAAAHAGLPRPAYAGRVIGLPRRAGTEGGPT